In the Sorghum bicolor cultivar BTx623 chromosome 4, Sorghum_bicolor_NCBIv3, whole genome shotgun sequence genome, CCTCCATAGGCACCCCCTCCATAAGCGCCACCACCATAGGCACCATATGCGCCATATGCGCCTCCATACATGGATCCACCATAACCACCACCAAAACCAGACCCAAAGCCAGCATTGCCTCCATAGCCATACCCTCTACCATAGCCATATCCTGCTCCTGCGCCACCATCATACCCATAACCCGCTGCAGCAGATCGATAAGCACCACCATACCCAtaaccgccgccgccaccgccactgcTGCCACTGCTGGCATTACCAGCTCCACCACCACTACGGTAAGAACTGCGGTAACCTCCACCCCCGTGGCTTGATCTCCCATTACTGCTGTGATCAGATCCATGTTTCTTTGGTTCAGCCTTCTTTATTTCAACCTGGAAACAAAAACCACAGAAAGTTGTCTAAAACATATGTAACTGAAACAATAGGAAAACCATTTCAAATTAAACAACAGCAAACACACTCACTGTAAATCAGCACAATCATCTTAGATCAGATTCCAATTCTCTATGACTTATCAAGAAAATGAGTAAATACCATACATTAAATAACCAAAAATAAGGAGGTTAAGATCACAAAGTGTGAACAATTGGTAAATGTGAATTTAGAAGGGAAAGAAAAACAATGTCTTTTTCCTATAGAAGAGCTATAGAGTTCTATTCAGAATTTCGAGGCACCTATTATAGCCAAAATAGTGGTCAAATATCAGGACCTAAGTCATATTCTAGTCTagaatttcaatacccctttaCTCCAGTAGCATATGAAACTATGAACATTTCTAAGACTTTAGTTTTTTTGTTCTACTTCACTATTGAgtggaacataagtttagaacaaaATGAATTTAAAAATCTAACCTGCTTCCCACCAAGATCACGCATTCTCCCCTCTGATATGACCCTTTCAACAGAATCTTCACTTTCAAAAGTGACAAAACCAAACCCTCTAGAACGCCCAGTGCTATGATCTAGCATTATCTGATGTTCAACCACCTTACCATACGATGAAAAGTGATCCTTCAACTCATCTGAAATTTTGTACCTTCTCAGTATCATAAACAAATTGAGTTCAAGATTTCTTTGTTGATAGCAAACACCTACCTTCAGTAAGAGATGGTGGTAGCCCGCCGATGAATATCTTTCTTGTCTTGGGGCCAT is a window encoding:
- the LOC8085536 gene encoding heterogeneous nuclear ribonucleoprotein A3, with the protein product MAGYPEDNQHALNGYDEEEVDEEEGHPGRRGGRDGASGYGDAGGEDGRGAGGDSSGKIFVGGVAWETTEESFSKHFEKYGAITDSVIMKDKHTKMPRGFGFVTFSDPSVIDKVLEDDHVIDGRTVEVKRTVPREEMTTKDGPKTRKIFIGGLPPSLTEDELKDHFSSYGKVVEHQIMLDHSTGRSRGFGFVTFESEDSVERVISEGRMRDLGGKQVEIKKAEPKKHGSDHSSNGRSSHGGGGYRSSYRSGGGAGNASSGSSGGGGGGYGYGGAYRSAAAGYGYDGGAGAGYGYGRGYGYGGNAGFGSGFGGGYGGSMYGGAYGAYGAYGGGAYGGGAYGGGAYGGGAYGGAPGGYGTGGYGGYGGAGGASGGTGGGSTGARGSSRYHPYGK